The following nucleotide sequence is from Rhodothermales bacterium.
GAGACGCTCAGCAAGGAGGATCGCAGTCCGGTGACCGTCGCTGATTTTGGGAGCCAGGCGCTCGTCTGCCGGGCCATCGATATGCATTTTCCGTCCGACCCCATCATCGGGGAGGAGGATGCAACGATGCTGCGATCGGAGCAGAACGGAGCGACGCAGCAGAAGGTGCTGTCGCACGTTCAGGATCTGATCCCGGATGCGTCGACAGAGGACGTGCTTGCGTGGATCGATCGCGGCTGTAGTCGGGGCCAGTCAAAGCGTTTCTGGACCCTTGATCCAATCGACGGTACCAAGGGCTTTTTGAGAGGAGAACAATACGCCGTCGCTCTTGCACTGATCGTGGAAGGCGTTGTCGAAGTCGCCGTGCTCGGATGTCCCAATCTCGCCGACCCGAAGGACCCGTCGCGTCAGGGCGTAGCCTTCGTGGCTTCGCTCGGAGGAGGAGTCACAGCGACTGCACTGTACGACAAGTTGGGCGAGGCGAAAGTCCACGTGAGCTCGGTCGACGATTCTACGGAGGCGAGATTTTGCGAGTCGGTGGAGTCCGGTCACAGTTCGCACGACAATGCCGCTCGTGTTGCCGACGTGCTCGGTATCCGCCGCGACTCGATTCGGCTGGACAGCCAGGCGAAGTACGCAGTCGTCGCAGCCGGGCAGGCGGATATCTATATGAGGCTTCCTACGCAATCGCGATACGTCGAGAAGATCTGGGATCACGCGGCCGGAATGCTCGTCGTTGAAGAGGCTGGTGGGAGAGTCACCGACATTCACGGTAAACCACTCGAGTTTGCCTACGGTGGCCGACTGGAGGGCAACACCGGGGTTATCGCGACGAACGGTCTAATGCACGATCAGGTCCTTGAGGCTCTCAGGACAACGGGCGTCGCGTAGCAGCCGCTAGCGTACCAATCGCCCGAGCCTCTCGCAGGCATCCTGAAGCACGTCCCACTCTTTCGCAAAGCAGAAACGCAGCTTGTGCCGGCCGTCAGCCGGGTTGGAGTAGAAGGCCGATCCAGCCA
It contains:
- a CDS encoding 3'(2'),5'-bisphosphate nucleotidase — translated: ETLSKEDRSPVTVADFGSQALVCRAIDMHFPSDPIIGEEDATMLRSEQNGATQQKVLSHVQDLIPDASTEDVLAWIDRGCSRGQSKRFWTLDPIDGTKGFLRGEQYAVALALIVEGVVEVAVLGCPNLADPKDPSRQGVAFVASLGGGVTATALYDKLGEAKVHVSSVDDSTEARFCESVESGHSSHDNAARVADVLGIRRDSIRLDSQAKYAVVAAGQADIYMRLPTQSRYVEKIWDHAAGMLVVEEAGGRVTDIHGKPLEFAYGGRLEGNTGVIATNGLMHDQVLEALRTTGVA